CCTGAGCCGACCGGCTCCGGCCGTGGGTGGGAAGGGGTGATCTGGTGAGGGGCGACCTGGACGAAACGCTGGCCCGGCTGGCCCGACGCGAGGAGGCGCTGCGCCGGCTGGCCGCCGACCGTGACGACAGCACACCACCACCGGATCAGGTCGATGGGCCGGCTCAGCACGGAAGCGGCCGCACCGACACCCGCAACGCCGGACCGGGCCGGCACGACGCCCGACACGCGGGGCGGGACACCCCCGGTGAGGTGGCCGGGTGGGGTCCGGTCGAGGAGGTGGCCGAGGCGGTACGGCAGGTCGTCGGCGCCCACCCGGGGCTGGCGGTGACCGTCCGCGTCGAGCACGCCGGGCGGACGTACCCACTGCGGGTCTCCTGGGACGGGCCGGACGTCACGGTCGGCCCGGAGCTGTCGGCGCCCCCGCCGGAACCACCGCCGGCCTGGCCACTGTCCGGCCGGACGGTGCCGGCCTGGGCACCCGGCCCGGACGGGCTGACCGCCGACCCGGCGGCCCGGCTGGCCGAGCTGATCCGGCGGGACCCGTCGCTGTTGAACGAGCTTGATCCCCGGCGCTGACCAGCGGGGGCTGGCGGCCGGCGCGTACGGTCGGGCGGTGGCGCAACCCGACCTGACCCTGACCGCGAGCCTGCGGCCGGCGGCGCTGGATGCCCGCCGGGGCATCGTGCGGCTGCATCCGGAGGCGCTGACCGCGCTGGGGCTGCGCCCCGGCGATCCGGTCCGGCTGGCCGGCCGCCGGGAGACGGCCGGGATCGTGGCGGCGGCGGAGCCGGGAGCGAGCACCGCCCTCCTGTACGCCGACGACCTGACGCTGGGCAACCTCGGCCTCCGCGACGGCGGTCAGGTGCGGGTGACCCCGGTACCCCTGACCCCGGCGAGCCGGGTCACCCTGGCCGGGCCGGTGGAGGTGGTCGCGGCGGTCAGCCCGGAGATGCTCCGGCTCGCCCTGCTGGGCAAGGTGGTCACCGCCGGCGACGACGTGTCGCTGTTGCCGCAGGACGTGCTGCCGGACGCCTCGGTACGCGGCCTGATCGAGGCGGCCCGGCGCAGCCTCGCCAACACGGTCGGGTTCGCCTGGACCAGCACCCTGCTCACCGTCGTCGCGGTCGAGCCGGCCGCTGGCGCGCTGGTCACCATGGACACGCTGGTCGGCTGGGAGCACGGCCCGACCACCCACGGCTCCGCCCCCGGCCGGCTCACCCCGGCGGAGCGGCCCCTCGCGAATGCCGGCGGGCACCGGCCGGCCGCTGCGGCTCCGGCGGATGCGGCGGCGGACTGGACGAACGACGACGCGCCCGACGTGGATGAGCTGCCCGGCCTGCGGGCCCAGGCCGAGGAGCTGACCGAGCTGCTCGACCTCGGCTTCCACCACCGGGAGGTGCTGGGCCGGCTGGGCACCACCATCTCGCTGGGAGTGCTGCTCAGCGGGCCCGCCGGCTCCGGGAAGTCGGCGCTGGTCCGGGCGGTTGCGGCCCGGGTCGGTGCCCGCGTACACCCGCTCTGGGCGCCCGAGGTGGCCGCGCTGGCCAACCAGGCCGCCGCCGACCGGCTGCGCGCCGTGGCGACAGCGGTCCGGGCCGGCGGGCCGGCGGTGTTGCTGGTCACCGACGTCGAGGCGCTCGCCCCGGCGGACGAGCCCGGCCCGGTGGCCACGGTGTTCCGGCAGGTGCTCGCGGAGGCCGTCCGGGCCGGCGTCGCCGTGGTCTGCACCACCGGCCGGCCGGAGGCGGTCGACCCGGCCCTGCGCGCGCCGGACCTGCTGTCGCTGCGGATCAGCATCCCGCTACCCGACCCGGCGCTGCGCCGCGAGCAGCTCACCGTGCTGACCCGGCAGGTGCCGCTGGCCGACGACGTCCGACTGGACGAGGTGGCCGGCCGTACCCCCGGGTTCGTGGCGGCGGACCTGGCGGCGCTGGTCCGGGAGGCCGGGGTACGGGCGGCGCTGCGGCAGAAGTCGGCCGAGACGCCGACCGTGTCGATGGCCGACTTCACCGCCGCCCTGGAGGTGGTCCGGCCGACCACGATGGCCGCCTCCACCCTGGAGTTGGCCTCGGTGACCCTCGACGACGTGGGTGACCTGGTCGAGGTCAAGCAGACGCTGACCGAGTCGGTGCTCTGGCCGCTGACCTACCCGGACACCTTCGCTCGCCTCGGCGTACAGCCGCCGCGCGGCGTGCTGCTCTACGGGCCGCCCGGCTGCGGCAAGACGTACCTGGTCACGGCCCTGGCCGGGTCGGGGCGGGCGAACGTGCTCTCGGTGAAGGGCGCGGAGTTGCTCTCCAAGTGGGTGGGCGAGAGCGAACGCGCCGTTCGCGAGCTGTTCCGTCGGGCCCGGGAGGCGGCTCCCGCGCTGATCTTCCTCGACGAGGTGGACGCGCTGGCGCCGATCCGCGGTCAGGCCAGCGACGGGGGCACCACGGACCGGGTGGTCGCCGCGCTGCTCACCGAGCTGGACGGGGTGGAGACGCTGCGCAACGTGGTGGTGGTCGGCGCGACGAACCGTCCGGACCTGGTCGACCCGGCGCTGCTGCGGCCGGGCCGGTTGGAGCGGCTGGTCTACGTGCCGCCGCCGGACGGGGCGGCCCGCGCGGAGATCCTGCGAGCCTCGTCCCGAAACGTGCCGCTGGCCCCGGACGTCGATCTGGCCGCGCTCGGCGGGGAACTGGACGACTTTTCCGCGGCCGACTGCGCGGCGCTGGTCCGGGAGGCGGCGCTCGCCGCGATGCGTGAGTCGTTGACCGCCGCCACCGTCACCGCCGCGCACGTGGCCGCGGCACGTCGCCGGGTCCGTCCGTCGCTGAACCCGGCCCAGGTCGCCTCGCTGGCCCGGTACGCCGCCGACCGGTCGTGACGCCAACAAAACTGATCAGCGAGTCAACCTTTCGAGCCGCCCAGGGTGTTCCTAGGACGTCACATTCCTCAGTGGAAAATTCCACGACGACGTCAGGCGGTGTTCCTTGCGCAAGCTGTTCTCTCTTCTGGTCGTTCCCCTAGTGGCGGCCGCGACCCTGGTCACGGTCGGCTCACCGGCGACCGCTCATCCGGCGAAGCCGTTTCCTGCCCGGATCGCCCTACCCGACGGGTTCACCCCGGAGGGCCTGACGATCGGTCGGGGCACCACCGTGTATGTAGGGTCCATTTTGGACGGTGCGATCTGGCGGGGTGACTTACGCACAGGGCGCGGCTCGGTGCTGATCCCCGGCGTGCCGGGCAAGGACAAGGCCGGCCTCAAGCTCGACCAGCAGGGCCGGCTGTGGACCGCCGACTTCTCCGGCGGCGGCGCCAGCGTGTACGACGCGGGCACCGGCGCCCAACTGGCCCACTACCAGTTCACCGACGAGCCGGGCAGCTTCGTCAACGACCTGGTGATCACCAAGCGGGCCGTCTACTTCACCGACTCGGCCCGACAGGTGCTGTACGTGGTGCCGCTGGGCCCGGGCGGTCGCCTGCCGGCCGCCAGCAACTTCCGGGTGCTCCCGCTCACCGGTCCGGCCGCGACGCCGGACGCGTACCACAACGGGATCGTGGCGCTGCCGGACGGCGATCTGCTGGTCGCGCAGATGCTGCCCGGCCGGCTGGTACGCATCGACCCCCGCACCGGCGGCAGCCGCCTCGTCGACCTCGGTGGCTACTCGGTGGAGCGGGCCGACGGCCTGGTGCTGCGCGGGCACACCCTCTACGTGATCCGGAACCTGACCAACGTCATCGCGGTGGTCCGGATGAACGCCAAGTACACGGCCGGAGTGGTGCAGCGGGAGATCACCGGTCCGGAGCTGCGGTCGCCGGCCACCGGTGACCTGCTCGGTTCGGCGCTGTACGTGGTGAACGGCCGCTTCGACGTGGAATCCACGCCGGACACCGACTACGACATCGTCCGAGTGCCGGCCTGATCCGTGCGGTCGGCGGCGACCCCGTGGTCGCCGCCGACCGACGCCCGCACCAGCGGAATCCGCCGATCCGGTCGGACGAAGCGAGGTGTCTCAGAGCGCCGGCGGCGTCGAATCGAGGCAGATTTCGGCGCGTACCTTACCGCCATCCTCGTGCAGTTTCGCACCGCACTTCTTCAGCACGGCGACGGCGCCGACATTGTCCGGGGTCGTCTCGGCCACCACGGCGCGCATGCCCGCTCGGGCGGCGGCGTTCAGCAACTCGCGCAGGGCGGTGGCACCGATCCCCTGCCCGCGTGCGGAGCGACCCAGCCACATCCCGGTCTCCACCGTGCCGGGCTCGTCACAGCGCGTCATCCGCACCATGCCCATCACCTCGCCACCGACGAGGATCGCGTACATCTGCGAGCGGGTCGGGCCGTCCAGGCCGCCGAAGCTCGCCCGGTGGAAATCCCGGAACGCCTCCCGGCGGGCGAGCGACCAGCCGGCGGGAGCCTCGACCGGAGGCATCACGTCACCCGGTTCGGCCTCGGCAGCCGCTACGGAGAGCAACGGCTCCAGGTTCCGCTCGTCCACCGGCTCCAACCGGACCGCACCCGCCACGTGCCGCAGTCTGCCGCCCTCACCGGCCGAAGTCCACCCCATTGGGCATCCACTGGCGGTCCGGCTACCG
The nucleotide sequence above comes from Micromonospora sp. NBC_00389. Encoded proteins:
- a CDS encoding AAA family ATPase; the encoded protein is MAQPDLTLTASLRPAALDARRGIVRLHPEALTALGLRPGDPVRLAGRRETAGIVAAAEPGASTALLYADDLTLGNLGLRDGGQVRVTPVPLTPASRVTLAGPVEVVAAVSPEMLRLALLGKVVTAGDDVSLLPQDVLPDASVRGLIEAARRSLANTVGFAWTSTLLTVVAVEPAAGALVTMDTLVGWEHGPTTHGSAPGRLTPAERPLANAGGHRPAAAAPADAAADWTNDDAPDVDELPGLRAQAEELTELLDLGFHHREVLGRLGTTISLGVLLSGPAGSGKSALVRAVAARVGARVHPLWAPEVAALANQAAADRLRAVATAVRAGGPAVLLVTDVEALAPADEPGPVATVFRQVLAEAVRAGVAVVCTTGRPEAVDPALRAPDLLSLRISIPLPDPALRREQLTVLTRQVPLADDVRLDEVAGRTPGFVAADLAALVREAGVRAALRQKSAETPTVSMADFTAALEVVRPTTMAASTLELASVTLDDVGDLVEVKQTLTESVLWPLTYPDTFARLGVQPPRGVLLYGPPGCGKTYLVTALAGSGRANVLSVKGAELLSKWVGESERAVRELFRRAREAAPALIFLDEVDALAPIRGQASDGGTTDRVVAALLTELDGVETLRNVVVVGATNRPDLVDPALLRPGRLERLVYVPPPDGAARAEILRASSRNVPLAPDVDLAALGGELDDFSAADCAALVREAALAAMRESLTAATVTAAHVAAARRRVRPSLNPAQVASLARYAADRS
- a CDS encoding SMP-30/gluconolactonase/LRE family protein, with translation MLIPGVPGKDKAGLKLDQQGRLWTADFSGGGASVYDAGTGAQLAHYQFTDEPGSFVNDLVITKRAVYFTDSARQVLYVVPLGPGGRLPAASNFRVLPLTGPAATPDAYHNGIVALPDGDLLVAQMLPGRLVRIDPRTGGSRLVDLGGYSVERADGLVLRGHTLYVIRNLTNVIAVVRMNAKYTAGVVQREITGPELRSPATGDLLGSALYVVNGRFDVESTPDTDYDIVRVPA
- a CDS encoding GNAT family N-acetyltransferase, which translates into the protein MAGAVRLEPVDERNLEPLLSVAAAEAEPGDVMPPVEAPAGWSLARREAFRDFHRASFGGLDGPTRSQMYAILVGGEVMGMVRMTRCDEPGTVETGMWLGRSARGQGIGATALRELLNAAARAGMRAVVAETTPDNVGAVAVLKKCGAKLHEDGGKVRAEICLDSTPPAL